TCTTTCACATAAAAAATCACATCAGAAACTCAAGGAAGAAGAATTTAGTGATGAAGAAATATGGAGAGTAGCAGAAACTCCTCTTCAATATGGTTTCTTCAATGATTTTTTTAATGTCCCGTTTCCTGCTCCGGAACGTCCCCGCTTTACTTTTATTGATTTGTTTGCCGGTATTGGCGGATTTCGTATTGCATTTCAAAATCTTGGTGGTAAATGCGTTTATTCTTCAGAATTTGATGCAAAAGCACAGGAATCTTATTTAGCAAATTATGGAGAGATGCCTTTTGGGGATATCACCAAAGAGTCGACAAAAAGTTATATTCCAAAGCATTTTGACATATTATGTGGAGGTTTCCCCTGTCAGGCTTTCTCTCTTGCAGGGCGTCGGCTTGGTTTCAAGGATGAAACACGAGGAACACTGTTTTTCGAGATAGAAGCTATTCTTCGCAAACATCAGCCCCGTGCCTTTTTCCTTGAAAATGTGAAAGGTCTTGCCATTCATGACCGAGGACATACTCTAAAAACGATCCTTAAACATCTTGATGATTCCGGATATGATGTAGTTCCACCAAAGATACTCAATGCTATGGACTTCGGTGTACCTCAACATCGTGAGCGAATTTATATTATTGGTTTCAGAAAGGATTTACATGTAAATATAGCAGACTTCCACTATCCAACCCCAAAAACAACAGGGGATACGCGTCCGCACTTCAGTGATGTGATGGAAAAAGAAGTTCCTTCTGTGAAATATTATCTCTCAACAACCTATATAGAAACATTGAAGCGACACCGTGCACGTCATGAAGCAGCCGGTCATGGTTTTGGTTATGAAATAATTGATATCAATGGCGTGGCAAATGCTATTGTTGTTGGTGGTATGGGGAGAGAACGCAATCTTGTAATAGATAAAAGATTGAAGAACTTTACACCAATTACAAACATTAAAGGTGAAGTAAATCGTGATGGAATAAGGCGTATGACCCCTCGTGAATGGGCACGTCTTCAGGGATTTCCTGACGAATTCAAAATCGTTGTGGCTGATGCTTCAGCTTACAAGCAATTTGGGAATTCAGTAGCTATTCCTGCTATTCAGGCTACTGCAGAGAAAGAATTGGAAATATTAGGACTTATTTAACTACATCGTATGACAAAGGCAGCAAACAAAGGGGAATGGAGTGAAATTTATGTTCTGTTCAAATTATTGGGTGAGAAGCGTGTTTATGCCGGAGATGGTGAACTGAATAAAATTGGAGATCTATTTTACCCTATATTGAAAGTCCTACGTGATGAACAAAAAAATCACTATGAGTATACTTTAAGAGATAATGTTGTGGTAGTAACTGAGGACGGGGTAGAGTTATTGAGAAGGAGCGTGTCGGATTTTCTTGTAAAGGCAAATCAGCTACTTGATATCATTCGTCAGTCAAAGGGAACATTCGTTGCTCCTGAAATAGAACAGTTTATGTCAGAGATTCGCTGTAGCAATATAAAGGCAAAATCTCAGGAGAAAATAGACATCAAGATCGTAATTCATGACTTACGTACTGGCATGTCGCCTTTACTTGGATTTAGTATCAAGTCAAAACTTGGTGGCAATTCAACTCTTTTCAATGCTGGGAAGACCACCAATTTCACTTTTAATGTAACGGGATGTGATTTTTCTGAAGCCGAAATTTCAGCTGTCAATGCCATTGACACACGAACGAAAGTGATTGACCGTATCCTGAAAATTCAGGAAATGGGAGGTGTTTTAAGTTTCAAAACCATGGACGACACTATCTGTCGGGATAACTTCATACTGATTGACAGCTGCCTTCCCTCTATTATGGCTGCAATTCTCTTGGAAGGGAATCAAGGAGACAGTAAAGATTTGAAGGCTCTGACAGAAAAGATAGCCTTAAAGAATCCGATGGGTTACGATATGACACACAGTCATAAGTATTACGAGTTCAAGGTTAAGAACTTTTTAGTGGCATCGGCACTCGGTATGGTACCACACACAACGTGGAACGGAAAGTATGAGGCTAATGGCGGTTATCTTGTGGTTAAAGATGATGGTGATGTTCTCTGCTATCATTTTTATGACCGAAATCTCTTTGAAGATTATCTTTATTGCAACACACGCCTCGAGACCCCTTCATCTACCAGATATGATTTTGCTAATCTTTATCGTGGACGGGACGGGCAGTTGTATTTCAAATTGAATCTGCAAGTGCGGTTTAAATAATGATGTTTCCTCATTGTTGATTTTACTGTTACCAAAACAGGAAAGAGGTTCTGTCTGTCAATAATATATTGTTATGCATTCATGAGTGATACACATACTCCACAGCAGCGACATGCAAATATGGCAGCTATCCATGGTAAGGATACTAAGCCGGAACTCGTTGTGCGTAAATGGTTATGGAACCATGGCTATCGTTATCGCCTGAACCACCCACGTCTTCCTGGAAAGCCTGATATTGTATTGAGGAAATACAGAACCTGTATTTTTGTAAATGGCTGTTTTTGGCATGGACATGAAGGGTGTAAGTACTATACTGTACCAAAAACCAATATGGAGTTCTGGATAAATAAGATCAGAAGAAATAGAAAACGTGACCATGAAGTTTGCCAAAGACTCTCATCAATGGGGTGGCATTATATCACTATCTGGGAATGCGAGTTAAAACCATATGACAGAGAAAGGACTTTAGAATCTTTAGCTTTCACACTCAATAAGATCTTCCTGCAGGATCATAGCATAAGACATTATGAAATACCAGCAGAAAAATCAACAATGGCTGCAGAAGAAGTTACAGATAAATATGGAAAAGAAGATAAAGAATAGAATAATTTTTCGGGCAATATAGGGGGCAGAAATAAACTATAGAATAGTAGGTCTTTATGAATAGTTTCTCTTTATTTTCACTTGAAATGAAAGAACTTGAGAGAGACTTTATGTGGTATACTCACTGCCAACAACAATGCACCTGCAACCCAATAGAGCCAGCCTTCAAGAGTGAGTACGGCTGCAAGCGTAATCAAACCGAGGGAGAATTGGAAGACGAAGCGCAGAAAGGCATGGCGGGAAAGACGATAGCCATATATATAATAGGTATAGACGAGGACGAAAAGGAACTCGAGGAAAGAGGCCACGGTGAGCGCATAGCCTGTTGCGGTAAGGCCACCGAAGTGGAAACCAGCAATGACAGCTACCACAAGGAGCAGAGCTGCCACTGCTTCCTGCAACAGATAATGGCGTGAGTCGCCTCGCGATAAGGCAATATATTCCATGGGAAGCGTCATGGCTCGCAGATACATGGCGAGGATGCTGCCACGCATCATGTCGATGACAGGCAGGAAATCATGGCTGAAAAGCAGGGGAAGAAGAATAGGAAGCCCCACGGTCATGGCCACAAGGAGCGAAGAGATGACCATTGTACTTGCCTCTATCTGTCGGTTGACAATCTTGTTGAATTCACCTCCCAAGTTTTTTACGCCCGAAAGTCGGGGGAAGAAATCGGTTTCCATAGCATGAAACACCATGCCACCATAGGTCATTGTGACCATGAAACCTGCATTGTAAAGGCCCACGATCTGGATATCTCCGGCATGAGAAAGGTAGCTTCGAATGATAAAGTCGGCTGCACTGGCCAGGATTCCCGAAGCAACAAAGGCCACTCCGAGACGCACCATGCCGTAGCCCTCAGACAATCTGCTTTGCTTGAAACTGAATTTCAAAGGATAACGACGCAGGGAAAAGAAGATGACGAGTACCCACTGAATGGCTGCTGCAAGGACGATAGCAGGCACAATGGCTGCCTCTCGCCACACATAGAATAACGGTATGGAGGTAAGCAAAGCACCGAGTACGCCATAGACCGACTGCAGTGCAAGCTGGCGTAGTTGTCGGGTAGCTTTCAGAATGGCGGTTTCACCGGCAGCAAGTGCAAGGAAAGCTATCGTAGGAGAAAGGGCTATGAAATGCAGGGTGTGGTTTCCCCAGGAGAAAGTGAAGCGATTGAGCAACGGACTTAGAAGGATGCAAAGCAACATTCCGGCAATCGCCGTGAGTGCCACCCACATGCGGATAATCTGAATGCGATGTTTCAAACGCTCTTCATCTCCCCGCTCATAGGCTGCCGAAAGCTCGCGCACGGCACTCATGGAGAGGCCGAGATTAGTCGAATCAGACACGAGTTTCACCGTAGCATTAAACAAAGAGATGAGTCCCATGCCTGCTGTGCCGAGCAATACAGCCACCACCTTGTTGCGAACAATGCTCATCAAGATGTTCAGTCCCTGCACTCCACCGAAGATACCCATGTATTTGAGAATGTGGCGATAGCTGTTGTTGTCGGTCGGCTTCATGGTTTTTGCTTGTCTTGGGCGTTCCTTTTGGCAACGGGCATTACCGTTTCATGCTCGATGAGCAGCACTTTTTGAAAGCCTGCACGATAGGCACTATCGGCGATTTCGGGCACACGTGACCGTTGTTTCTCGGGAATGGAGACATCTTCCCATGTTTGGGGCCAGCGATAGGCGGTTCTCAGTTGCACGCTATTTCCCCATGCAAAGGCATCGGTGGGGCGCACGCAGAAAGTAGAATACTTGCGATAGCCGTCAACAATATTAATACTGAAAATGCTATCCACAGGTTCTCCCAACGCATGAAGCGCCTGTTTGGAAATTCGTTCCTGGCGTAGTCCCGAGAGATAGGTCTCATGCCAGTGGTGCAAGGCGATGAGACTCATTGTGAAAAGGCTGACCGTCATCAGGGAAAGCAGGAGCGGTTTGCGCGGTAGGCGGGTGATGATGAGAGCCCACAACAGAACCATCAAGGGCATGAGGCCATAAGCATGCATCGCCGTAAAAACGGTTGCAAGATGGGGAGCGGCTGCAACGAGCACACAAAGCAACAGGAGCAGCCCCGTTTTTCCAAACATAGTCTGTCGACCTTTGACCGAGATATAGCCGAAAAAAGACAGCGTGAGAACTGCTGAACATATGGCCCAAAGGTAGTTTCTGTCGTGAACGAGGGCCACATAGTCCAAAGGCAGGAAAGTTAATCCGATGAAAGCGAAGAGGTCTTTGAGTTTTGCAACAATCGTTGTCTCTATATATTCATGATTGAAAGGGCTGTGGTTGACCGGGAAACTCAACCGAACGGCGGCATAGAGCAAGACACAAAGCACGCCGACGGCTACAAAACGGAATGCGGTCTGCTTTGAATGGTGGAGGAATATGCCCGCTAACAGAGGTGTAATGACAAACCACGTGATGCCGTTTTCCTTGAAAAGGGTTGCCACGTAGGTGCAGGCAATCCAGCCAATAAGCCGCCACCGACCTTTCTGTGTGATGTAACAGAGCAATCCCACGAGGTCGAACAGGAGGGAATAAGTCTGGTTAATGGAGTCGATGTCTAATACCGTTCCCAGTACTCCAGGCGCCATGTAGAAGTAAAGAATACCGAAATTAAGGGCTAAGGTATTAACTTTCAGCCACTTCAAAAGACGATATAATAGGAAAGTGTTGACAACATGGCCCGTGAAGATGCAGAGATGATTGGCAAAGGGGAACAGATTGATGTGGTGTTCAATGAAATATCCAAAGAGGGCATCAAAGGGGCGCCAATAAGAACCAAAGGGGATGAGTCGCTCAGAAAGGCTCTTGGGGTAGGGAGCTGTGAAGTAAGTGAAGTCGTCAAAGGTTGGCATGAGGAGCGTAACCCCATAGAACACGAGGGGAAGTGTCAGTATGATGCCCCACATAGCCCATTGATGTGACAATTTGTTGCACAGGGTTATCGGATGATTGCGATTTTGCATACAACTCCTTTCTGTCCATTTTGTGTGGCCGCTTCTACCATATAAATACCCGAAGCCACGCGTTGTCCGTTTTTGTTGCAGCCGTCCCAGGTGAAGAGTCCGCCATTGCTGCGTCCTTCTTTCACGAGTGTGCCGTTGGCTGTCGTAATCTTTACGTCGGCATTGTAGGATAGCCCGGTGATGTTTATAGGCC
The nucleotide sequence above comes from Segatella oris. Encoded proteins:
- a CDS encoding DNA cytosine methyltransferase, whose protein sequence is MTKKKGNREMNLKNFPEEITKEGIKIYGETSYENQMALLSHFLHNHHNDVDAKQKNEIIMAVREFLSHKKSHQKLKEEEFSDEEIWRVAETPLQYGFFNDFFNVPFPAPERPRFTFIDLFAGIGGFRIAFQNLGGKCVYSSEFDAKAQESYLANYGEMPFGDITKESTKSYIPKHFDILCGGFPCQAFSLAGRRLGFKDETRGTLFFEIEAILRKHQPRAFFLENVKGLAIHDRGHTLKTILKHLDDSGYDVVPPKILNAMDFGVPQHRERIYIIGFRKDLHVNIADFHYPTPKTTGDTRPHFSDVMEKEVPSVKYYLSTTYIETLKRHRARHEAAGHGFGYEIIDINGVANAIVVGGMGRERNLVIDKRLKNFTPITNIKGEVNRDGIRRMTPREWARLQGFPDEFKIVVADASAYKQFGNSVAIPAIQATAEKELEILGLI
- a CDS encoding HpaII family restriction endonuclease, encoding MTKAANKGEWSEIYVLFKLLGEKRVYAGDGELNKIGDLFYPILKVLRDEQKNHYEYTLRDNVVVVTEDGVELLRRSVSDFLVKANQLLDIIRQSKGTFVAPEIEQFMSEIRCSNIKAKSQEKIDIKIVIHDLRTGMSPLLGFSIKSKLGGNSTLFNAGKTTNFTFNVTGCDFSEAEISAVNAIDTRTKVIDRILKIQEMGGVLSFKTMDDTICRDNFILIDSCLPSIMAAILLEGNQGDSKDLKALTEKIALKNPMGYDMTHSHKYYEFKVKNFLVASALGMVPHTTWNGKYEANGGYLVVKDDGDVLCYHFYDRNLFEDYLYCNTRLETPSSTRYDFANLYRGRDGQLYFKLNLQVRFK
- a CDS encoding very short patch repair endonuclease; translated protein: MSDTHTPQQRHANMAAIHGKDTKPELVVRKWLWNHGYRYRLNHPRLPGKPDIVLRKYRTCIFVNGCFWHGHEGCKYYTVPKTNMEFWINKIRRNRKRDHEVCQRLSSMGWHYITIWECELKPYDRERTLESLAFTLNKIFLQDHSIRHYEIPAEKSTMAAEEVTDKYGKEDKE
- a CDS encoding oligosaccharide flippase family protein → MKPTDNNSYRHILKYMGIFGGVQGLNILMSIVRNKVVAVLLGTAGMGLISLFNATVKLVSDSTNLGLSMSAVRELSAAYERGDEERLKHRIQIIRMWVALTAIAGMLLCILLSPLLNRFTFSWGNHTLHFIALSPTIAFLALAAGETAILKATRQLRQLALQSVYGVLGALLTSIPLFYVWREAAIVPAIVLAAAIQWVLVIFFSLRRYPLKFSFKQSRLSEGYGMVRLGVAFVASGILASAADFIIRSYLSHAGDIQIVGLYNAGFMVTMTYGGMVFHAMETDFFPRLSGVKNLGGEFNKIVNRQIEASTMVISSLLVAMTVGLPILLPLLFSHDFLPVIDMMRGSILAMYLRAMTLPMEYIALSRGDSRHYLLQEAVAALLLVVAVIAGFHFGGLTATGYALTVASFLEFLFVLVYTYYIYGYRLSRHAFLRFVFQFSLGLITLAAVLTLEGWLYWVAGALLLAVSIPHKVSLKFFHFK